A region of the Desulfobacterales bacterium genome:
GCTAAAATTAAGAAAATTAGTTTTTAAGAAAAGTAAATTGGAAAAAGTATTTTCACCCTCACCCCAGCCCTCTCCCGTCAAGGGAGAGGGGGCAAGATGATTTTACAATTAAACAAAAATACTTTCTTAAATACTGTAGGTTATAGTCCCGTAGGGATGAAAGAAAGGGCAATATGGATATATTAACTTGTCTATCAAATGTTTGCAGCGATGATAGGGACGCTCAATTAGCTGCGGTGGATTATTTGAGTCAGATTATTAATTCAGATATTTCTGATTGCATAATTCAATTAATAGAAAATGAAAAAGTGGTTGGCATTAAGGAAAAGCTTTTGCTTTTTTTAAAACAGTTTTTTTTCCCTCGAATGAATACTCAGCTAATTGAAAGGATGTTCAAATCTGAAGACCCTTTTTTGAGAAATGCTCCTATGGAGCTTTTAAGATATATTGATATTGATTTTGTTTCTGAGATGTCAAGATTATCAGTAGATCCTGATAAAGACGTAAGAAAATTTGTAGTTGATACACTTTCAGAACATTCATCAAAAGAAGTTATTCATATTGTTGAGAATCTCTTAAATGATGGTGCGGCTATTGTTCGTCAATCCGCTGTTGAATCACTCGGTAGAATGGGGGCAAAAAATTCTGCCAATGCTATTGAGGAGCTGCTCTATAAAGAAAAAAAATTAATGATACAATGTACATGTCTTGAAGCTTTGGCTTCTCTTGGGTTTTCTCCGAATAGTGAAGATATTATTTTAAAATTTGCATCTGAAAATAATCCGACTTTCTTGTTTTCTTTTTTACGCTATCTTGGAGTTTTTGGAAAAACAACGGATTTAAATAAACTTGAAGAATATCTTGATAAATTTGGGGATTTTTTACTTAGACCTATTGCGTATGCCGCTTTTGCAATTTTCCAAAGAAATGATAAAATAACGTTGCCTGATACTCTTATTAAAAGATTTCGTAATTTTATAAATAATCCTTCTGATGAAGATTGGGTTTGGGAAGTTGCAAGGGTTTTGCTATTTGGATTAGGAGATAAAGGAATTGTTGAAGCGAGGCAGATTTTAAAAACCGGACAAGAATCAATAAGATTTGTTGCATTTGAATTTTTGGAGTTATACGGAGATGAATCTGATAAACAACTTGTTGAGAATCAAGATACATTTTGATGCAAATAAATGGGTGTGTCCCATCTTTTACACATAACAGGAATGACACGTCAGATATACAGTATTTTGGATTTATCGTCATTCCGGGGAAAGTCAGAAAATCGTTTAGATTTTCTGACTTTAACCCGGAATCCAGAGAATATGACGACGTTATTCTGGATTCCGGATTAAAATTGAAAAATATTCATTTTTCAATTTTTTCCGGAATGACGTCCTACGACGTTTAGTTCCTAAAAAATTTTATGCCTTTGTGTAAAAGGTGGGACACACCCAAATAAATATAAGGCTATTTCTAAATGATACTTACATCTGATGATTATAAGAGATTAAGGGATTTTATATATCGTAAAACAGGGCTTTTTTTTGAAGATAAAAAGCTTTATTTTATGGAAAAAAGAATAAAATCGAGGATAGAAATTACAAAATGTGAGTCTCCGATTGAGTATCTTAAGATGCTTCAATTTTATGATACTAACGGAAATGAACTCCAGTCCTTTTTAAATGTTTTGACAACAAACGAAACTTATTTTTTTCGAGAATTTGAGCAGCTCGCTTCTTTTGCAGAGCACTGTTTACCTGAAATATGTGAAAGGAAGAAAGCTCTATCAAATTTTAGACTAAGAATTTGGTCAGCAGGATGTTCAACAGGAGAAGAACCTTATACTCTTGCTATTATTTTGCGGGAAATGCTTGATAATGTTGATGAATGGCTTATTGAAATTATAGGTACAGACATTAATACAAAGGTGCTTAATTTTGCAAAAAATGCTGTTTATGAAAGCAGAGCAATAAAAGATGTTCCTCCAGAGTATTTAAACAGATGGTTTTTAAAATCAACCAATTCTATTGGAAGTGAAACATTTAGAGTCCATCCCACAATAAGGTCTATGTGTAATTTTGAACAGCTAAACCTTTCAGACAAAGTCCGTATGAGATTATTTCGAAATGTTGATTTTATATTTTGCCGTAATGTCTTGATTTACTTTGATGAAGATTCAAGGAAACAGGTTGTTGGAAATTTATATGACAGTTTAAATCCAGAAGGATATATATTTTTAGGACATTCTGAATCCATGTCAAGAATTTCTTCGGCTTTTAAAATTAGGAGAAAGGGTGGATTTATTGTGTACCAAAAAACAGAATATTAAAATTGACATTCTTCATAATATAGGAAAAATAGTTAACACTTTTAAAAAAACGAGATTTAAACTGGATTCCCGCGAAGGCGGGAATCCAGAATTAAAAAGTGTAAACTAAAATTGAAGGATGCCTTAAGATTGAGAGCTTATAATGAAAAATTTTATATATAAATTTAATAGAGGGATCATATGAAAAAAGTTCTTCTTGTGGTTGACGATTCAGAAATGGCGAGAAATTTTCACTCCAATATCCTTCAAGTTCATGGTTTCAAAGTTATAACTGCCATAGATGGAGTTGATGCTTTAGAAAAGCTTTACC
Encoded here:
- a CDS encoding HEAT repeat domain-containing protein; translated protein: MDILTCLSNVCSDDRDAQLAAVDYLSQIINSDISDCIIQLIENEKVVGIKEKLLLFLKQFFFPRMNTQLIERMFKSEDPFLRNAPMELLRYIDIDFVSEMSRLSVDPDKDVRKFVVDTLSEHSSKEVIHIVENLLNDGAAIVRQSAVESLGRMGAKNSANAIEELLYKEKKLMIQCTCLEALASLGFSPNSEDIILKFASENNPTFLFSFLRYLGVFGKTTDLNKLEEYLDKFGDFLLRPIAYAAFAIFQRNDKITLPDTLIKRFRNFINNPSDEDWVWEVARVLLFGLGDKGIVEARQILKTGQESIRFVAFEFLELYGDESDKQLVENQDTF
- a CDS encoding protein-glutamate O-methyltransferase CheR encodes the protein MILTSDDYKRLRDFIYRKTGLFFEDKKLYFMEKRIKSRIEITKCESPIEYLKMLQFYDTNGNELQSFLNVLTTNETYFFREFEQLASFAEHCLPEICERKKALSNFRLRIWSAGCSTGEEPYTLAIILREMLDNVDEWLIEIIGTDINTKVLNFAKNAVYESRAIKDVPPEYLNRWFLKSTNSIGSETFRVHPTIRSMCNFEQLNLSDKVRMRLFRNVDFIFCRNVLIYFDEDSRKQVVGNLYDSLNPEGYIFLGHSESMSRISSAFKIRRKGGFIVYQKTEY